One Pan paniscus chromosome 16, NHGRI_mPanPan1-v2.0_pri, whole genome shotgun sequence DNA segment encodes these proteins:
- the LOC100984201 gene encoding oxidation resistance protein 1-like: protein MKSLLPDQIEKLTKHLPPRTIGYPRTLVYGTGKHGTSLKTLYRTMTGLDTPVLMVIKDSDGQVFGALAAEPFKVSDGFYGTGETFVFTFCPEFEVFKWTGDNMFFIKGDMDSLAFGGGGGEFALWLDGDLYHARSHSCKTFGNRTLSKKEDFFIQDIEIWAFE from the coding sequence ATGAAAAGTTTACTGCCAGATCAAATTGAAAAGCTTACCAAGCATCTTCCACCAAGAACAATTGGGTATCCACGGACTCTTGTTTATGGTACTGGAAAACATGGCACAAGCTTGAAAACTCTTTATCGAACAATGACAGGTTTAGACACCCCAGTGCTGATGGTGATTAAAGACAGTGATGGACAGGTTTTTGGTGCGTTAGCAGCTGAGCCATTTAAAGTGAGTGATGGCTTTTATGGTACTGGAGAGACCTTTGTTTTTACATTCTGTCCAGAGTTTGAGGTCTTTAAGTGGACAGGAGATAACATGTTTTTTATCAAAGGAGACATGGATTCACTAGCTTTCGGTGGTGGAGGAGGAGAATTTGCCCTTTGGCTTGATGGAGATCTCTACCATGCAAGAAGCCATTCTTGTAAAACGTTTGGGAATCGTACACTTTCTAAGAAGGAAGATTTCTTTATCCAAGATATTGAAATCTGGGCTTTTGAATAA